The proteins below come from a single Geobacillus thermoleovorans genomic window:
- a CDS encoding aminopeptidase, translating to MDRWENELHKYAELAVKVGVNIQPGQTLFVNAPLEAAPLVRKIAKTAYETGAKHVYVEWNDEALTYIKFHYAPEEAFSEYPMWRARAMEELAEQGAAFLSIYAPNPDLLKDVDPKRIATANKTAAQALANYRSAIMADRNCWSLISVPTPAWAQKVFGDLRDEEAIDKLWEAIFRITRIDQDDPIAAWREHNDRLARIVDYLNNKQYKQLVYEAPGTNLTVELVDGHVWHGGAATSQSGVRFNPNIPTEEVFTMPHKDGVNGTVRNTKPLNYNGNVIDGFTLTFKDGQVVDFSAEQGYETLKHLLDTDDGARRLGEVALVPHQSPVSLSNLIFYNTLFDENAACHLALGKAYPTNIENGASLSKDELDRRGVNDSLVHVDFMIGSADLNIDGVTKDGKREPIFRSGNWAFELA from the coding sequence ATGGATCGCTGGGAAAACGAGTTACACAAATACGCTGAATTGGCCGTGAAAGTCGGCGTCAACATTCAGCCTGGGCAAACGCTGTTCGTCAACGCCCCGCTCGAGGCGGCGCCGCTCGTCCGCAAAATCGCCAAAACCGCGTACGAAACCGGGGCGAAACACGTGTATGTCGAGTGGAACGACGAGGCGCTTACTTACATTAAATTTCACTACGCCCCAGAGGAAGCGTTTTCCGAGTATCCGATGTGGCGGGCGAGAGCGATGGAAGAACTCGCCGAACAAGGCGCTGCCTTTTTATCCATTTACGCCCCGAACCCGGACTTATTGAAAGATGTTGATCCGAAGCGGATCGCCACCGCCAATAAAACGGCCGCCCAAGCGCTCGCCAACTACCGGAGCGCCATTATGGCCGATCGGAACTGCTGGTCGCTCATTTCCGTCCCCACACCGGCGTGGGCGCAAAAAGTATTTGGCGATCTGCGTGATGAAGAAGCCATCGACAAATTATGGGAAGCGATTTTCCGCATCACCCGCATCGACCAAGACGATCCGATCGCTGCCTGGCGCGAACATAACGATCGGCTCGCCCGCATCGTCGATTACTTAAACAACAAGCAATACAAACAGCTCGTTTACGAAGCGCCCGGCACCAATCTCACGGTCGAACTCGTCGACGGGCACGTCTGGCACGGCGGCGCGGCGACGAGTCAAAGCGGCGTGCGCTTCAATCCCAACATCCCGACCGAAGAAGTGTTTACCATGCCGCATAAAGACGGCGTCAACGGCACGGTGCGCAACACGAAGCCGCTCAATTACAACGGCAACGTGATCGATGGGTTTACGCTCACGTTCAAAGACGGTCAAGTCGTCGACTTCAGCGCCGAACAAGGATATGAGACGCTTAAGCATTTGCTTGACACCGATGACGGGGCGCGCCGCCTCGGGGAAGTCGCCCTCGTGCCGCACCAATCGCCGGTGTCGCTGTCCAATCTCATTTTTTACAACACGCTGTTTGACGAAAACGCCGCTTGCCATTTGGCGCTCGGCAAGGCGTATCCGACCAATATCGAGAACGGCGCTTCATTGTCCAAAGACGAACTCGACCGTCGCGGCGTCAACGACAGCCTCGTCCACGTCGACTTTATGATCGGCTCAGCTGATCTGAACATTGACGGCGTGACGAAAGACGGGAAGCGAGAGCCGATTTTCCGCAGCGGCAACTGGGCATTCGAACTGGCGTAA